In Bacillus kexueae, the following proteins share a genomic window:
- the thiI gene encoding tRNA uracil 4-sulfurtransferase ThiI, with the protein MQYDHILIRYGEISLKGKNRKQFVDRLKRNVKSVLKKNFPNLEYQANRDRFFIKLNGEDGLKVADQLQLVFGIQSFSLALKTDTDLEAIKETALNAVKQLYKAGDTFKVSTKRADKTFPLTSDELNYELGRHILINTEDLTVDVHKPTIHVRVEVRHDSTYIMCRDYKGAGGLPVGSSGKAMLMISGGIDSPVAGYLSMKRGLKIEAVHFFSPPYTSERAKQKVIDLVEKLTEFGGDITLHIVPFTKIQETIQKNIMKNYSMTTTRRMMLQITDQLRQKRDALAIVTGESLGQVASQTLESMFTINEVTSTPVLRPLIAMDKTEIIEIADKIDTLEISNRPFEDCCTIFTPAMPKTKPRVEKVHKYESYTDFDSLVQEAVENTITIKLPDKHEVKIETEMDELL; encoded by the coding sequence ATGCAATATGATCACATTCTAATTAGGTATGGAGAAATATCGTTAAAAGGAAAAAATCGTAAACAATTCGTGGATCGTTTGAAACGAAATGTAAAAAGTGTTTTGAAGAAGAACTTTCCTAATCTGGAATATCAGGCGAATCGCGACCGCTTTTTTATTAAATTAAATGGAGAAGATGGTCTAAAAGTAGCGGATCAATTACAATTAGTATTCGGAATCCAATCATTTAGCTTAGCTTTGAAAACTGATACGGACTTAGAGGCGATTAAAGAAACGGCTCTTAACGCTGTAAAGCAATTATATAAAGCGGGGGATACATTTAAAGTATCTACGAAAAGAGCAGATAAAACGTTTCCGCTTACGTCAGATGAATTAAATTATGAGTTAGGACGTCACATCTTAATTAATACAGAAGATTTAACAGTTGATGTACACAAACCGACTATTCATGTAAGAGTGGAAGTACGACATGATTCCACTTACATTATGTGTAGAGATTATAAGGGGGCTGGTGGCCTTCCGGTTGGATCGAGCGGCAAAGCGATGCTGATGATTTCCGGTGGTATTGATAGTCCTGTAGCTGGTTATTTATCGATGAAGCGTGGATTGAAAATTGAAGCTGTTCACTTTTTCAGCCCACCCTATACTAGTGAACGTGCGAAGCAAAAAGTAATTGACTTAGTGGAGAAGTTAACGGAGTTTGGCGGAGACATCACTCTTCATATCGTACCGTTTACGAAGATTCAAGAAACAATCCAAAAAAATATTATGAAAAATTATTCGATGACTACAACGCGTCGGATGATGCTTCAGATTACAGATCAATTACGTCAAAAACGCGATGCGCTCGCAATTGTTACGGGTGAAAGCTTAGGGCAAGTAGCAAGTCAAACGTTAGAAAGTATGTTCACGATTAATGAAGTTACATCAACGCCAGTTCTTCGCCCGCTTATTGCAATGGATAAAACGGAAATAATCGAAATTGCTGATAAAATCGACACATTGGAAATCTCAAATCGACCATTTGAGGACTGTTGTACGATATTTACACCAGCGATGCCGAAAACAAAACCGAGAGTTGAAAAAGTCCATAAGTACGAAAGTTACACAGATTTTGACTCATTGGTACAAGAAGCTGTAGAAAATACGATTACGATAAAGTTACCAGATAAACATGAAGTAAAAATTGAAACAGAAATGGATGAATTGTTATAA
- a CDS encoding alpha/beta-type small acid-soluble spore protein — MAQYNRSNSSNQLVVPGAQQAIDQMKYEIASEFGVNLGPETTARANGSVGGEITKRLVALAQQQMGGAYQQQ; from the coding sequence ATGGCACAATACAATCGTTCAAACAGTTCAAACCAATTAGTTGTTCCTGGTGCACAACAAGCAATCGACCAAATGAAGTATGAAATTGCTTCTGAGTTTGGTGTAAACTTAGGACCAGAAACGACTGCTCGCGCTAACGGTTCAGTTGGTGGTGAGATTACAAAACGTTTAGTAGCTTTAGCTCAACAACAAATGGGCGGAGCGTACCAACAACAATAA
- the mbcS gene encoding acyl-CoA synthetase MbcS has translation MVEGLMAPERYNLVQEVEHVAKMNPEKVALVWENEEGVNKEITYGELLTKANKIGSALLSKGLTVGDKVLVMIPRLIEAYAVYLGALKAGLVVIPCSELLRTKDLQYRVTHGDVKAIVSYDDYTEQFEPLNEFNELVKFSVGLAKNDWYALEEEIHLVSEDLPIAETLRDSQAFLSYTSGTTGNPKGVVHTHGWAYAHLRTAAKNWLSISDSDKVWATAGPGWQKWIWSPFLSVLGSGATGFVYHGRFEPNKYLELLEKHEINVLCCTPTEYRLMAKVDGLSKYNLAKLHSAVSAGEPLNREVIDTFQKYFNVEVRDGYGQTENTLLVGVLKGMEIKPGSMGKPTPGNRVEIINEEGYPCEVGEVGDIAVHVTTPALFKEYYKDPERTAMQFRGEYYITGDRARKDEDGYFWFEGRGDDIIISSGYTIGPFEVEDALVKHPAVKECAVVASPDEVRGHVVKAFIVLQDGVDANDPDLIPMLQEHVKALTAPYKYPRKVEFVNELPKTTSGKIRRVELRKLELEKARV, from the coding sequence ATGGTAGAAGGGTTAATGGCACCTGAACGATACAATTTAGTTCAGGAAGTAGAACATGTTGCAAAAATGAATCCAGAAAAAGTTGCATTAGTTTGGGAGAATGAAGAAGGGGTCAACAAAGAAATTACATACGGTGAACTTTTAACAAAAGCAAATAAAATTGGAAGCGCTTTATTATCAAAGGGGTTAACGGTTGGAGATAAAGTTTTAGTCATGATTCCTCGTTTAATCGAGGCATATGCTGTTTATTTAGGGGCTTTAAAAGCGGGACTGGTTGTTATTCCGTGCTCGGAATTATTGCGAACAAAAGATTTGCAATACCGAGTGACTCATGGGGATGTAAAAGCAATCGTGAGTTATGATGACTACACAGAACAATTTGAACCACTCAATGAATTTAATGAACTTGTGAAGTTTTCTGTAGGACTTGCCAAAAACGATTGGTATGCACTTGAGGAAGAAATCCACCTAGTTTCTGAAGATTTACCGATTGCTGAAACGTTAAGAGACAGTCAAGCGTTCTTATCTTATACATCAGGAACGACAGGAAACCCTAAAGGAGTGGTCCATACTCACGGATGGGCATATGCTCATTTACGAACAGCAGCAAAAAATTGGTTATCTATTAGCGATTCGGATAAAGTGTGGGCGACAGCAGGTCCTGGATGGCAAAAGTGGATCTGGAGTCCGTTTTTATCGGTTCTAGGTTCTGGAGCGACAGGTTTCGTTTATCATGGTCGCTTTGAGCCGAATAAATACCTTGAGCTGTTAGAAAAGCATGAAATAAATGTTCTTTGCTGTACGCCGACGGAATACCGATTAATGGCAAAGGTAGATGGGTTATCAAAATATAATTTAGCGAAGTTACACAGCGCAGTATCAGCTGGTGAACCTTTAAATCGTGAGGTCATAGATACCTTCCAAAAATATTTCAATGTCGAAGTCCGAGATGGATATGGACAAACGGAAAATACCTTGCTAGTCGGAGTATTGAAAGGCATGGAAATTAAACCTGGATCAATGGGTAAGCCGACACCTGGTAATCGTGTTGAAATCATTAATGAGGAAGGATATCCGTGTGAAGTGGGAGAAGTTGGTGATATTGCTGTTCACGTAACAACTCCTGCATTATTTAAAGAGTATTATAAAGACCCTGAAAGAACAGCCATGCAATTTAGAGGAGAATATTACATTACTGGAGACCGTGCAAGAAAAGATGAAGATGGTTACTTCTGGTTTGAAGGTCGTGGGGACGATATAATTATTAGCTCTGGTTATACGATTGGTCCTTTTGAAGTGGAGGACGCGCTTGTTAAACATCCAGCAGTAAAAGAATGTGCAGTGGTTGCAAGTCCTGATGAAGTAAGAGGACATGTTGTGAAAGCCTTCATTGTCTTGCAGGATGGAGTAGACGCAAATGACCCTGATCTTATTCCGATGCTTCAAGAACATGTAAAAGCTTTAACTGCACCGTACAAATACCCACGAAAAGTGGAATTTGTAAATGAGTTGCCAAAAACGACATCAGGGAAGATTCGTCGCGTTGAACTCCGTAAATTAGAATTAGAAAAGGCAAGAGTGTAA
- a CDS encoding NAD kinase encodes MDNRRNVYFFYKEEESLQPKISELFKLAEKNQFIVVDHPDEANIIVSIGGDGTFLQSVRKTQFRDDCLYVGVATESNVSLYCDFHIDEKEKMVEAMLQERVEVRRYPIIDVRVDDKTVFHCLNECTVKSGVIKTFVLDVFIDDLHFETFRGDGMIIATPTGSTAYNKSVNGSVVDPKLESLQVSELASLNNNEYRTLGSSFILSGDRKLTLKIVQDGNDHPVIGMDNEALSIRHVEKIEVSLGSKKIKTVKLKDNSFWEKVKRTFL; translated from the coding sequence ATGGATAATCGACGCAACGTTTATTTCTTTTACAAAGAAGAAGAGTCATTACAGCCGAAAATATCTGAATTATTTAAACTAGCAGAAAAGAATCAATTTATCGTCGTAGACCATCCAGACGAAGCAAATATTATTGTGAGTATCGGTGGAGATGGAACATTTTTGCAATCTGTGCGCAAAACGCAATTTCGAGACGATTGTCTATACGTGGGGGTTGCGACCGAAAGTAATGTAAGTCTGTATTGTGACTTTCATATTGATGAAAAAGAAAAGATGGTAGAAGCAATGCTGCAAGAAAGGGTGGAGGTTCGCCGTTATCCAATCATTGATGTACGAGTTGATGATAAAACCGTTTTTCATTGCTTAAACGAATGTACGGTAAAATCCGGAGTTATTAAAACCTTTGTGTTGGACGTATTTATTGATGATTTGCATTTTGAAACGTTTCGCGGAGACGGCATGATAATAGCGACCCCAACAGGTAGTACTGCCTATAATAAATCGGTGAACGGTTCAGTTGTAGATCCAAAGCTAGAAAGTCTACAAGTGAGTGAATTAGCTTCCTTAAACAATAATGAATATCGAACCCTCGGTTCTTCATTCATTCTAAGCGGAGACCGTAAACTGACGTTAAAAATCGTACAAGATGGAAATGACCACCCAGTTATAGGTATGGACAATGAAGCATTAAGTATCAGACACGTAGAAAAGATTGAGGTGTCACTCGGATCAAAGAAAATTAAAACCGTTAAACTGAAGGATAATTCATTCTGGGAAAAAGTAAAACGAACATTCCTTTAA
- the sppA gene encoding signal peptide peptidase SppA, whose translation MNAKRWAAFGIAAGLFIVSTIMSFMSLAFNQATFAEQWLEESAFSEDVIEDGNPFEKIAVLEVNGVIQDTGEDVASFFQTTGYQHRTFLEMIEEAGEDEAVKGILIRVNSPGGGVVESAEIHKKLIEMKEEYDKPIYVSMGTIAASGGYYISTAADKVYAAPDTMTGSLGVIMQGINYAELAENYGVKFETIKSGAYKDIMSPTREMTEEERKIMQQMVDNAYDGFVDVIVKGRNLSEEEVRNIADGRIYDGRQAKELNLVDDLAYFDDVIDIMKDELKLDNPYVFQYGASMGFESLFSMSAQKIFAEDIESAILYKVLSQPNSPRLMYLYAE comes from the coding sequence GTGAATGCAAAGCGGTGGGCGGCATTTGGGATAGCCGCAGGATTATTTATCGTATCAACGATAATGAGTTTTATGTCTCTCGCTTTTAATCAAGCGACGTTTGCTGAACAGTGGTTAGAAGAGTCTGCCTTTTCAGAGGACGTCATTGAAGATGGAAATCCGTTCGAGAAGATTGCTGTTTTAGAAGTGAATGGAGTTATTCAAGATACGGGGGAAGATGTCGCCTCGTTCTTCCAAACGACTGGTTATCAGCATCGTACGTTTTTAGAAATGATTGAAGAAGCAGGAGAAGATGAAGCTGTAAAAGGAATTCTCATCCGGGTGAATTCACCTGGTGGCGGTGTAGTAGAAAGCGCTGAAATTCATAAAAAGTTAATCGAAATGAAAGAAGAATATGATAAACCTATCTATGTGTCAATGGGAACAATCGCTGCATCTGGAGGATATTATATTTCCACAGCGGCAGATAAAGTGTATGCTGCTCCAGATACAATGACTGGCTCTTTAGGTGTAATCATGCAAGGGATTAACTATGCAGAATTAGCGGAAAATTACGGTGTGAAATTCGAAACCATTAAAAGCGGTGCCTACAAAGATATTATGTCGCCGACGCGGGAAATGACAGAGGAAGAGAGAAAGATTATGCAACAGATGGTTGACAATGCGTATGACGGGTTCGTTGATGTCATTGTAAAAGGCCGTAATCTATCAGAAGAGGAAGTTCGCAATATTGCAGATGGTAGAATTTATGATGGAAGACAAGCGAAAGAGCTGAATCTAGTCGACGATTTGGCGTATTTTGATGACGTCATTGACATTATGAAGGATGAATTAAAGCTAGACAATCCGTATGTATTCCAATACGGAGCTTCCATGGGGTTCGAGTCCCTTTTTTCAATGAGTGCTCAAAAAATCTTTGCAGAAGATATCGAGTCAGCAATTTTGTATAAAGTGTTAAGTCAGCCGAATTCCCCACGCCTCATGTATTTATACGCTGAATAA
- a CDS encoding RDD family protein, translated as MDATFDELSGQEETLIKEESYEQPFAGFWMRFWAYIADLIIVGSIMRLFVNPIFNLLNIEKGTSMFSLYSVVDAIIFFLYFILMTKFSQQTLGKMIFGLRVVSLKSSKLTWSDVIFRELFGRYISKTLWISYVVVAFTKKKQGLHDLFAETSVILDRNR; from the coding sequence ATGGACGCAACGTTTGATGAATTAAGTGGTCAAGAAGAAACCTTAATCAAGGAAGAATCGTATGAACAGCCGTTTGCAGGATTTTGGATGCGGTTTTGGGCTTACATTGCCGATTTAATTATTGTTGGAAGTATTATGAGGCTATTTGTGAACCCAATTTTTAATCTATTAAATATTGAAAAAGGAACGTCGATGTTTTCACTTTATTCAGTGGTGGATGCGATCATCTTTTTCCTTTATTTTATTTTGATGACCAAGTTTTCACAGCAAACTTTGGGAAAAATGATTTTTGGGCTGAGAGTCGTATCGCTTAAATCCAGCAAATTAACATGGTCAGATGTCATATTCCGAGAACTTTTCGGGAGATATATATCCAAAACATTGTGGATAAGCTATGTAGTTGTAGCGTTCACAAAGAAAAAGCAAGGTTTGCATGACCTTTTTGCTGAAACATCGGTCATTTTAGACCGTAATCGATAA
- a CDS encoding DUF2953 domain-containing protein, translating to MNGFLWSLVIVVGIIILLFTSKLKITFDFLHDGDNDHIKIKFRTLIGLVRYTIDIPLIKVDKENQSIVLKEKKGAGSEGKQQSKDRTKISPQDILDSLHDVNELARHVIGLHAIVRQFMRKVQIKRFEWHTHFGVGDAAHTGMLIGVAWSLKGLVLQCLTRYMKLTDSPRITVTPDFYRMVSNTSLQCMISFRLGHAILAGLRFIKHWVGGKPTLRKRSIPLLTKNEDNDQSA from the coding sequence ATGAATGGATTCCTATGGTCACTCGTCATAGTAGTTGGAATTATAATTCTTCTCTTCACTTCAAAACTGAAAATTACTTTTGACTTTCTACATGATGGAGATAATGACCATATAAAGATAAAGTTTCGAACTTTGATAGGGCTCGTTCGCTATACTATCGATATTCCTTTAATTAAGGTTGATAAGGAAAATCAAAGCATCGTCTTGAAAGAAAAAAAGGGGGCAGGGTCAGAAGGAAAACAACAGTCTAAAGATCGGACAAAGATTTCTCCTCAAGATATATTGGATAGCTTGCATGATGTAAATGAACTTGCTAGGCATGTCATCGGTTTGCACGCGATTGTCCGACAGTTTATGCGAAAGGTTCAAATCAAACGGTTTGAATGGCATACCCACTTCGGTGTAGGAGATGCTGCTCATACCGGCATGTTAATTGGTGTAGCTTGGTCTTTAAAAGGGCTCGTCCTTCAATGCCTGACACGGTATATGAAACTGACGGATTCCCCTAGAATTACTGTAACTCCAGACTTTTATCGAATGGTATCAAATACAAGTTTACAGTGTATGATTTCCTTTCGATTAGGACATGCTATATTAGCGGGATTACGTTTTATCAAACATTGGGTAGGGGGAAAACCGACTTTACGAAAGCGCTCAATCCCTCTATTAACGAAAAATGAGGACAATGATCAATCTGCATAA
- the ytfJ gene encoding GerW family sporulation protein — MSEHPIQGLMKTAMENLQEMIDVNTIIGDPVETPDGSVILTVSKVGFGFAAGGSEFSTSSDKKQSSQYGGSPSEHKHPFGGGSGGGVSITPIAFLVVGTNGIKMLHLDESTHLYEKIMDLAPQTIEKIQGLFNKHDRNSDVDDEEFDF, encoded by the coding sequence ATGAGCGAACATCCAATTCAAGGGCTAATGAAAACGGCAATGGAGAATCTTCAGGAAATGATTGATGTGAACACCATTATTGGTGATCCTGTGGAAACGCCTGATGGGAGTGTTATTTTAACAGTTTCGAAGGTGGGATTTGGGTTTGCAGCCGGTGGTTCTGAGTTCAGTACTTCATCAGATAAAAAGCAATCAAGTCAATATGGTGGTAGTCCATCTGAGCATAAGCACCCTTTCGGAGGCGGAAGCGGCGGTGGTGTTTCCATTACGCCGATAGCTTTTCTTGTAGTAGGAACTAATGGAATAAAAATGCTTCATTTAGATGAAAGTACACATTTGTATGAAAAAATTATGGACTTAGCACCACAAACGATTGAAAAAATACAAGGACTATTTAACAAACATGATCGGAACAGTGATGTAGATGATGAAGAGTTTGACTTTTAA
- the tpx gene encoding thiol peroxidase: MASVTFKGNPVTLVGQEVKVGDKAPEFRVLANDLSEVTLADSKGQVRLISVVPSIDTGVCDAQTRRFNEEASKLGNVKVLTVSVDLPFAQKRWCGANGIENVEVLSDHRDVSFGEAYGVLISELRLLTRAVFVVNSNDEVTYVEYVSEATNHPNYEAAIEAVKEAK, encoded by the coding sequence ATGGCAAGTGTAACATTTAAAGGAAATCCAGTAACACTTGTAGGACAAGAAGTAAAAGTAGGAGATAAAGCACCTGAGTTTCGCGTGCTTGCAAACGACCTATCAGAGGTGACTTTAGCCGACTCAAAAGGTCAGGTTCGCCTTATTTCAGTTGTACCTTCTATTGATACAGGTGTATGTGATGCACAAACGAGACGCTTTAATGAAGAAGCCTCAAAATTAGGAAATGTCAAAGTATTAACGGTTAGTGTTGATTTACCATTTGCGCAAAAACGTTGGTGTGGTGCGAATGGTATTGAAAATGTAGAAGTGTTATCAGACCATCGGGATGTTTCTTTCGGAGAAGCGTATGGTGTGTTAATTAGTGAATTACGCTTATTAACACGTGCTGTTTTCGTTGTGAACAGTAATGACGAAGTTACATATGTGGAATATGTAAGCGAAGCAACGAACCATCCGAACTATGAAGCTGCGATTGAAGCAGTAAAGGAAGCGAAATAA
- a CDS encoding class I SAM-dependent methyltransferase, which produces MNDVSKVENLFSFINETAQMIQKEIDCPYIEAVAEAGDSLFHGEILQEGLSETAKNKISDQLRQHSLESYAAEEIRKAYQLAVLKGLKEASHPNHQMTPDTVGLFLSYLVGKFVSQKTVRIMDPAVGTGNLLTTILNQVRDKELHAIGVDVDELLLNLACVSANLQKHPIEFYHQDSLQPLFVDPVDVTICDLPIGYYPNDIGAVSYQLRAEKGHSYAHHLFMEQSMKYTKPGGYLFFIIPNNLFETEEAPKLNAFIKEQAIIQGLIQLPLSLFKKGDFAKSIFILQKKAEGIKPPKQALLADLPKFSNREAMASIMKQMEDWFQVNK; this is translated from the coding sequence ATGAATGATGTATCGAAAGTAGAAAACTTATTTTCTTTTATTAATGAAACAGCACAAATGATTCAAAAAGAAATAGATTGTCCATATATTGAGGCAGTTGCAGAAGCTGGTGACTCTTTGTTCCATGGGGAAATTTTACAGGAGGGGCTGAGTGAAACAGCAAAGAACAAAATCTCCGATCAGCTACGACAACACTCGCTTGAATCGTATGCTGCAGAGGAAATTCGAAAGGCTTACCAACTAGCAGTTTTAAAAGGACTTAAAGAAGCTTCTCATCCGAATCACCAAATGACACCTGACACGGTTGGATTGTTTCTAAGTTATTTGGTAGGGAAATTTGTGAGTCAAAAAACAGTTCGCATAATGGATCCAGCAGTTGGAACGGGCAACTTATTGACAACTATATTAAATCAAGTAAGGGATAAAGAACTCCATGCTATTGGTGTGGATGTGGATGAGTTATTGTTAAATCTTGCATGTGTGAGTGCGAATCTCCAAAAGCACCCGATCGAATTTTATCATCAAGATAGTTTACAGCCGCTTTTTGTAGACCCTGTTGATGTCACAATATGTGATCTCCCTATCGGTTATTATCCGAATGACATTGGAGCGGTATCCTATCAATTGAGAGCAGAAAAAGGCCATTCTTATGCCCACCATCTTTTCATGGAGCAAAGTATGAAGTATACAAAGCCAGGTGGTTATCTATTCTTCATCATTCCAAATAATTTGTTTGAAACAGAAGAAGCACCAAAGCTGAATGCGTTTATTAAAGAACAAGCCATTATTCAAGGACTTATTCAATTACCCCTCTCTTTATTTAAAAAAGGAGACTTTGCGAAAAGTATTTTTATTTTACAAAAGAAAGCGGAAGGAATTAAACCACCGAAACAAGCATTGTTAGCAGATTTACCGAAATTTTCAAATCGTGAAGCAATGGCTTCGATTATGAAACAAATGGAAGATTGGTTTCAAGTAAATAAATAA
- a CDS encoding acetate kinase — MSKILAVNAGSSSFKFQLFDMPSEEVVTKGLVERIGLDNSVFNITVNGEKKKEVLDIPDHSVAVQMLVEKLTGYGIIDSLEEIEGIGHRVVHGGEVFSDSALITEESLRQIEELSDLAPLHNPANVVGIKAFKEVLPNVPAVAVFDTAFHQTMPEESYLYSLPYDYYEQYGIRKYGFHGTSHKYVTERAAELLGRPIEELRLISCHLGNGASIAAVEGGKSIDTSMGFTPLEGVAMGTRSGSIDPALIPYIMNKTGQSVQEVLDVLNKKSGLLGLTGFSSDLRDIEAAAEEGQHRAKLALEVFADRIHKYIGSYAARMCGVDAIIFTAGIGENSDVVRERVLRGLEFMGVYWDPALNKVRGKEAFINYPHSPVKVIVIPTNEEVMIARDVMRIANV, encoded by the coding sequence ATGTCAAAAATTTTAGCGGTTAATGCAGGTAGTTCATCATTCAAGTTCCAACTTTTTGATATGCCAAGCGAAGAAGTTGTTACGAAGGGTTTAGTAGAGCGTATCGGACTAGACAATTCAGTATTCAATATTACAGTTAACGGAGAGAAAAAGAAAGAAGTATTAGATATCCCAGATCACAGTGTTGCTGTTCAAATGCTTGTGGAGAAATTAACAGGTTATGGAATTATCGACTCGTTAGAAGAAATTGAAGGTATTGGTCATCGTGTCGTGCACGGCGGTGAAGTGTTTAGTGACTCTGCTTTAATTACAGAAGAATCGTTACGTCAAATCGAAGAGTTATCAGATTTAGCACCTCTACACAATCCGGCTAACGTAGTTGGTATTAAAGCGTTCAAAGAGGTATTACCAAATGTACCAGCAGTAGCGGTATTCGATACAGCGTTCCACCAAACGATGCCGGAAGAATCTTATCTTTATAGCTTACCATACGACTACTATGAGCAATATGGTATTCGTAAGTACGGATTCCATGGTACATCTCATAAATATGTAACAGAGCGTGCAGCTGAATTACTTGGCCGACCAATTGAAGAGTTACGTCTTATTTCTTGTCACTTAGGAAACGGTGCTAGTATCGCAGCTGTAGAAGGCGGTAAGTCTATTGATACATCCATGGGATTCACACCACTTGAAGGGGTAGCAATGGGAACTCGTTCAGGAAGCATTGACCCTGCTTTAATTCCTTACATCATGAATAAAACAGGACAAAGTGTTCAAGAAGTACTCGATGTATTAAATAAAAAGAGTGGTCTTTTAGGTTTAACAGGATTCTCTAGTGATTTACGTGATATTGAAGCAGCTGCGGAAGAAGGACAACATCGTGCGAAGTTAGCTTTAGAAGTATTCGCAGATCGTATTCATAAATACATTGGTTCTTATGCTGCTCGTATGTGTGGAGTAGATGCAATTATCTTCACAGCTGGAATCGGTGAAAACAGTGATGTTGTTCGCGAGCGTGTATTACGTGGACTTGAATTTATGGGTGTGTATTGGGACCCAGCATTAAATAAAGTGCGCGGAAAAGAAGCTTTCATTAACTATCCACACTCTCCAGTGAAAGTAATTGTAATCCCGACGAATGAAGAGGTTATGATTGCTCGTGATGTAATGCGTATTGCGAACGTTTAA
- a CDS encoding EcsC family protein translates to MLKDRERLFFEEIRKWEKELAYDQRSDFHRTYDYWVEKGFERIPSNIRKKLFHQLDHFLFYGHSFIQNSNWQSESRNRLISSARILKPSIDTIQDLQELPIEQLRYLADMQMSKHRLASLTQGAITGTGGMLLIGMDIPLQLVINLRAIQMIAMSYGNEVNTPFEMMLSLKVFHASLLPSYLTHREWNKLKEEISEHSDNPYFYNGDERLSSEQTLKTITNQIAKLLLIQAVKRKTLQSIPFLGIGVGARMNYQLTKRSTTFAQRFYEYRALQNKYREDENVG, encoded by the coding sequence TTGTTAAAAGATCGGGAACGACTATTTTTTGAGGAAATAAGAAAATGGGAAAAAGAGCTTGCTTATGACCAGCGTTCAGACTTTCATCGAACATATGATTACTGGGTCGAAAAGGGATTTGAAAGAATTCCATCAAATATACGTAAAAAACTATTTCATCAATTGGATCACTTTCTTTTTTATGGTCATTCCTTTATACAAAATTCCAATTGGCAAAGCGAATCAAGAAATCGACTCATTTCATCCGCGCGCATATTAAAACCTTCCATCGATACCATCCAAGACCTACAAGAGTTGCCAATTGAACAACTTCGCTACTTAGCTGATATGCAAATGTCCAAACATCGATTAGCTTCTTTAACACAAGGGGCAATAACCGGAACAGGCGGAATGCTTTTAATTGGAATGGACATACCATTACAATTGGTTATAAACTTGCGAGCGATACAAATGATTGCGATGAGTTACGGTAATGAAGTAAATACGCCATTTGAAATGATGTTATCCTTGAAAGTTTTCCACGCATCCCTATTGCCATCTTATTTAACACACAGAGAATGGAACAAGCTAAAAGAAGAAATATCCGAACATTCTGATAACCCTTATTTTTATAATGGAGATGAACGACTATCTTCTGAACAGACACTGAAAACCATAACAAACCAAATTGCTAAACTATTATTGATACAGGCCGTAAAACGAAAAACACTACAAAGTATCCCGTTCTTAGGGATTGGTGTTGGAGCTAGAATGAATTATCAACTAACGAAGCGTAGTACAACTTTTGCTCAGCGCTTTTATGAATACCGTGCACTACAAAATAAATATAGGGAGGATGAAAATGTCGGTTGA
- a CDS encoding MogA/MoaB family molybdenum cofactor biosynthesis protein → MSVEEHKRQAKERLNIQVVTISDTRDVDTDKSGKLIVSLLEQEGYNVSDYSIVKDEPTLIRSAVLRGCESDEIDVVITNGGTGISKRDQTIEAIQTIVEKEMTGFGELFRYISYAEDIGPAAMLSRAFAGISMNTVIFSLPGSTGAVKLAMEKLILPEVRHIVHEVNK, encoded by the coding sequence ATGTCGGTTGAAGAACACAAAAGACAAGCAAAAGAGAGGCTAAACATACAGGTTGTAACGATAAGTGATACGAGAGATGTAGACACTGACAAAAGTGGAAAGTTAATCGTCTCCCTACTTGAGCAGGAAGGGTACAATGTTTCGGATTATTCAATCGTGAAGGATGAGCCCACTCTTATAAGAAGTGCTGTTTTAAGAGGGTGTGAATCCGACGAAATTGATGTCGTCATTACAAACGGTGGTACAGGCATTTCGAAGCGAGATCAAACAATTGAAGCGATTCAAACTATAGTAGAAAAAGAGATGACAGGATTTGGAGAGCTTTTTCGTTACATAAGCTATGCTGAGGATATAGGACCCGCTGCTATGCTAAGTCGAGCATTTGCAGGGATTTCAATGAATACCGTTATATTTTCCCTACCAGGATCAACAGGTGCAGTAAAATTGGCAATGGAGAAGTTAATTCTTCCAGAGGTTAGGCATATTGTTCATGAAGTGAATAAATAG